The proteins below come from a single Xenopus tropicalis strain Nigerian chromosome 9, UCB_Xtro_10.0, whole genome shotgun sequence genomic window:
- the LOC116407559 gene encoding E3 ubiquitin-protein ligase TRIM39-like encodes MAAADLRDELSCSICLSVYTDPVSLPCSHNFCRGCIGGVLGTQEGSGGYSCPECRAEYRERPALPRNRTLGNIAERFLSAQPEPGETGILCTYCDSPVAAVKSCEQCETSLCDTHLHKHNKSVRHVLTEPTNSFMGKKCSTHRKILEYYCPEDSACVCVSCCLAGGHRGHRVELLSEASEKKKEKLRKVLEKLSPEREETERGAQRLQERRRDVAERAAGETERVTALFRDIREELEALEKRLLSDISRQKEEISLQLTELIQQLEIKKDELSGKIQHIEELCNMAAPLTVLQEQWESDGAADTEGRETEGIKAPAVGDLDKGLISETLLTGLAGIVTGVKRRIYGQEATDLVLDINTAYEHVALSEDRKTASRSETALCYPHTPERFIEYAQVLSSRGFPSGRHYWEVEGSESGEWEVGAAYPSIEREGDHSSLGDNIKSWSLRRLYRSITVAHNCIKTPVSPSCWRFRISLDYEAGHLSFYELSEPIRHLHTFTASFTEPLHPAFYVYGNGWVRICS; translated from the coding sequence ATGGCGGCggctgatctgagagacgagctgagctgctccatctgcctgagcgTTTATACTGATCCTGTGTCCCTGCCCTGTagccataacttctgccggggctgcattgggggggtgctgggtaCCCAGGAGGGGTCTGGGGgttattcctgccctgaatgcagagccgAGTATCGGGAACGCCCGGCCCTGCCCAGGAACAGAACTCTGGGGAACATTGCAGAGCGATTCCTTTCTGCTCAGCCGgagccgggggagactgggatcctctgcacttactgtgACTCCCCTGTGGCTGCTGTTAAATCCTGTGAGCAGTGTGAGACCTCCCTGTGTGATACCCACTTACACAAGCACAACAAGTCTGTACGGCACGTCCTAACTGAGCCCACCAACtcctttatgggaaaaaaatgctcCACCCACAGAAAGATCCTGGAGTATTACTGCCCTGAGGACTctgcctgtgtctgtgtgtcctgctgcctggccggggggcaccggggccacagggtggagctgctgagtgaggcctctgagaagaagaaagagaaactgaggaaagttctggagaaactgagcccagagagagaggagactgagagaggagcccagaggctgcaggagcgcaggagagacGTGGCAGAAAGagcagccggtgagacagagagagtcactgccctgtttagagacatcagggaagagctggaagccctagagaagagactcctgagtgacatctccagacAGAAAGAGGAGATTTCCCTCcaactcactgagctgatccaacagctggaaataaagaaggacgagctgtccgGGAAGATCcagcacattgaggagctgtgcaacatggcagctccactcactgtcctacaggaacaatgggaatcagatggagctgcagatactgagggcagagagacaGAGGGTATAAAGGccccggctgtaggggatctggataaGGGActgatctcagagacattactcacaggcttagctgggattgtgactggggtaaagagaaggatctatgggcaggaggctacagacctggtactggatataaataCAGCTTATGAACATGTTGCTTTATCAGAGGACAGGAAAACTGCATCCCGGTCAGAGACTGCCCTGTGTTACCCACACACACCAGAGAGGTTTATAGAATACGCCCAAGTGTTAAGCAGCAGGGGTTTCCcatcagggcgacattactgggaagtggagggcagtgagtcAGGGGAGTGGGAGGttggggcggcctatcccagtatagagagagaaggagatcATTCCAGTTTAGGAGATAATATTAAATCCTGGAGTTTGCGTAGATTATATCGCAGTATTACAGTGGCACATAACTGCATAAAAACTCCTGTATCCCCCTCCTGCTGGAGATTCAgaatctcattggactatgaggccggacatttgtccttctatgagctgagtgagccaatcaggcacttacacaccttcactgcctccttcactgagcccctgcACCCTGCATTCTATGTGTATGGTAACGGCTGGGTGAGAATCTGCAGCTGA
- the LOC116407558 gene encoding E3 ubiquitin-protein ligase TRIM39-like isoform X1, translating into MAAADLRDELSCSICLSVYTDPVSLPCSHNFCRGCIGGVLGTQEGSGAYSCPECRAEYRERPALPRNRTLGNIAERFLSAQPEPGETGILCTYCDSPVAAVKSCEQCETSLCDTHLHKHNKSVRHVLTEPTNSFMGKKCSTHSEFLKYYCCEDLVCVCVSCCLAGGHRGHRVELLSEASEKKKEKLRKVLEKLSPEREETERGAQRLQERRRDVAERAAGETERVTALFRDIREELEALEKRLLSDISRQKEEISLQLTELIQQLEIKKDELSGKIQHIEELCNMAAPLTVLQEQWESDGAADNEEEYDTEEDKDEEYDTEEDKDEEYDTEEDKDEEYDTEGADTEGRETEGIKVPAVGNLDVDRISETLLTGLAGIVTGIKGRIYGQEATDLVLDINTASDYVALSEDRKTASRSETALCYPHTPERFIEYAQVLSTRGFPSGRHYWEVEGSESGSWAVGAAYPSIEREGDKSGLGITIESWGLCKYHDNINMLHDSIETPVSPSCRRFRISLDYEAGHLSFYELSEPIRHLHTFTASFTEPLHPAFYVNGNGWVRICS; encoded by the coding sequence atggcggctgctgatctgagagacgagctgagctgctccatctgcctgagcgTTTATACTGATCCTGTGTCCCTGCCCTGTagccataacttctgccggggctgcattgggggggtgctgggtaCCCAGGAGGGGTCtggggcttattcctgccctgaatgcagagccgAGTATCGGGAACGCCCGGCCCTGCCCAGGAACAGAACTCTGGGGAACATTGCAGAGCGATTCCTTTCTGCTCAGCCGgagccgggggagactgggatcctctgcacttactgtgACTCCCCTGTGGCTGCTGTTAAATCCTGTGAGCAGTGTGAGACCTCCCTGTGTGATACCCACTTACACAAGCACAACAAGTCTGTACGGCACGTCCTAACTGAGCCCACCAACtcctttatgggaaaaaaatgctcCACCCACAGTGAGTTTCTAAAATATTACTGCTGTGAGGATttggtctgtgtctgtgtgtcctgctgcctggccggggggcaccggggccacagggtggagctgctgagtgaggcctctgagaagaagaaagagaaactgaggaaagttctggagaaactgagcccagagagagaggagactgagagaggagcccagaggctgcaggagcgcaggagagacGTGGCAGAAAGagcagccggtgagacagagagagtcactgccctgtttagagacatcagggaagagctggaagccctagagaagagactcctgagtgacatctccaggcagaaagaggagatTTCCCTCcaactcactgagctgatccaacagctggaaataaagaaggatgaGCTGTCCGGGAAGATCcagcacattgaggagctgtgcaacatggcagctccactcactgtcctacaggaacaatgggaatcagatggagctgcagatAATGAAGAGGAATATGATACTGAGGAGGATAAAGATGAGGAATATGATACTGAGGAGGATAAAGATGAGGAATATGATACTGAGGAGGATAAAGATGAGGAATatgatactgagggggcagatactgagggcagagagacaGAGGGTATAAAGGTCCCGGCTGTAGGGAATCTGGATGTGGatcggatctcagagacattactcacaggcttagctgggattgtgactgggaTAAAGGGaaggatctatgggcaggaggctacagacctggtactggatataaataCAGCGAGTGATTATGTTGCTTTATCAGAGGACAGGAAAACTGCATCCCGGTCAGAGACTGCCCTGTGTTACCCACACACACCAGAGAGGTTTATAGAATACGCCCAAGTGTTAAGTACCAGGGGTTTCCcatcagggcgacattactgggaagtggagggaaGTGAGTCAGGAAGTTGGGCTGtgggggcggcctatcccagtatagagcgAGAAGGAGATAAATCAGGTTTGGGAATTACTATAGAATCCTGGGGTTTGTGCAAATATCATGATAACATTAATATGTTACATGACTCCATAGAAACTCCTGTATCCCCCTCCTGCCGGAGATTCAGGATCTCactggactatgaggccggacatttgtccttctatgagctgagtgagccaatcaggcacttacacaccttcactgcctccttcactgagcccctgcACCCTGCATTCTATGTGAATGGTAACGGCTGGGTGAGAATCTGCAGCTGA
- the LOC116407558 gene encoding E3 ubiquitin-protein ligase TRIM39-like isoform X2 produces the protein MAAADLRDELSCSICLSVYTDPVSLPCSHNFCRGCIGGVLGTQEGSGAYSCPECRAEYRERPALPRNRTLGNIAERFLSAQPEPGETGILCTYCDSPVAAVKSCEQCETSLCDTHLHKHNKSVRHVLTEPTNSFMGKKCSTHSEFLKYYCCEDLVCVCVSCCLAGGHRGHRVELLSEASEKKKEKLRKVLEKLSPEREETERGAQRLQERRRDVAERAAGETERVTALFRDIREELEALEKRLLSDISRQKEEISLQLTELIQQLEIKKDELSGKIQHIEELCNMAAPLTVLQEQWESDGAADNEEEYDTEEDKDEEYDTEEDKDEEYDTEGADTEGRETEGIKVPAVGNLDVDRISETLLTGLAGIVTGIKGRIYGQEATDLVLDINTASDYVALSEDRKTASRSETALCYPHTPERFIEYAQVLSTRGFPSGRHYWEVEGSESGSWAVGAAYPSIEREGDKSGLGITIESWGLCKYHDNINMLHDSIETPVSPSCRRFRISLDYEAGHLSFYELSEPIRHLHTFTASFTEPLHPAFYVNGNGWVRICS, from the exons atggcggctgctgatctgagagacgagctgagctgctccatctgcctgagcgTTTATACTGATCCTGTGTCCCTGCCCTGTagccataacttctgccggggctgcattgggggggtgctgggtaCCCAGGAGGGGTCtggggcttattcctgccctgaatgcagagccgAGTATCGGGAACGCCCGGCCCTGCCCAGGAACAGAACTCTGGGGAACATTGCAGAGCGATTCCTTTCTGCTCAGCCGgagccgggggagactgggatcctctgcacttactgtgACTCCCCTGTGGCTGCTGTTAAATCCTGTGAGCAGTGTGAGACCTCCCTGTGTGATACCCACTTACACAAGCACAACAAGTCTGTACGGCACGTCCTAACTGAGCCCACCAACtcctttatgggaaaaaaatgctcCACCCACAGTGAGTTTCTAAAATATTACTGCTGTGAGGATttggtctgtgtctgtgtgtcctgctgcctggccggggggcaccggggccacagggtggagctgctgagtgaggcctctgagaagaagaaagagaaactgaggaaagttctggagaaactgagcccagagagagaggagactgagagaggagcccagaggctgcaggagcgcaggagagacGTGGCAGAAAGagcagccggtgagacagagagagtcactgccctgtttagagacatcagggaagagctggaagccctagagaagagactcctgagtgacatctccaggcagaaagaggagatTTCCCTCcaactcactgagctgatccaacagctggaaataaagaaggatgaGCTGTCCGGGAAGATCcagcacattgaggagctgtgcaacatggcagctccactcactgtcctacaggaacaatgggaatcagatggagctgcagatAATGAAGAGGAATATGATACTGAGGAGGATAAAG ATGAGGAATATGATACTGAGGAGGATAAAGATGAGGAATatgatactgagggggcagatactgagggcagagagacaGAGGGTATAAAGGTCCCGGCTGTAGGGAATCTGGATGTGGatcggatctcagagacattactcacaggcttagctgggattgtgactgggaTAAAGGGaaggatctatgggcaggaggctacagacctggtactggatataaataCAGCGAGTGATTATGTTGCTTTATCAGAGGACAGGAAAACTGCATCCCGGTCAGAGACTGCCCTGTGTTACCCACACACACCAGAGAGGTTTATAGAATACGCCCAAGTGTTAAGTACCAGGGGTTTCCcatcagggcgacattactgggaagtggagggaaGTGAGTCAGGAAGTTGGGCTGtgggggcggcctatcccagtatagagcgAGAAGGAGATAAATCAGGTTTGGGAATTACTATAGAATCCTGGGGTTTGTGCAAATATCATGATAACATTAATATGTTACATGACTCCATAGAAACTCCTGTATCCCCCTCCTGCCGGAGATTCAGGATCTCactggactatgaggccggacatttgtccttctatgagctgagtgagccaatcaggcacttacacaccttcactgcctccttcactgagcccctgcACCCTGCATTCTATGTGAATGGTAACGGCTGGGTGAGAATCTGCAGCTGA
- the LOC101730950 gene encoding E3 ubiquitin/ISG15 ligase TRIM25, with product MAAADLRDELSCSICLSVYTDPVSLPCSHNFCRGCIGRVLGTQEGSGGYSCPECRAEYRERPALPRNRILGNIAERFLSAQPEPGETGILCTYCDSPVAAVKSCEQCETSLCDTHLHKHNKSVRHVLTEPTISFMGKKCSTHRKILEYYCPEDSACVCVSCCLAGGHRGHRVELLSEASEKKKEKLRKVLEKLSPEREETERGAQRLQERRRDVAERAAGETERVTALFRDIREELEALEKRLLSNISRQKEELSLQLTELIQQLEIKKDELSGKIRHIEKLCNMADPLTVLQEQLESDGAADNEEEYDTEEDKDEEYDTEEADTEGRETEGIKDPAAGDLDVGRISETLLTGLAGIVTGVKGRVYGQEATDLVLDINTAYERVALSEDRKTASRLIIACRYPHTPERFIKYPQVLSSRGFPSGRHYWEVEGSESGKWAVGAAYPSIEREGDKSGFGITIKSWCLCKYHDKIIMAHNSRTTPVFSSCRRFRISLDYEAGHLSFYELSEPIRHLHTFTASFTEPLHPAFGVYEKGWVRICS from the coding sequence atggcggctgctgatctgagagacgagctgagctgctccatctgcctgagcgTTTATACTGATCCTGTGTCCCTGCCCTGTagccataacttctgccggggctgcattgggagGGTGCTGGGTACCCAGGAGGGGTCTGGGGgttattcctgccctgaatgcagagccgAGTATCGGGAACGCCCGGCCCTGCCCAGGAACAGAATTCTGGGGAACATTGCAGAGCGATTCCTTTCTGCTCAGCCGgagccgggggagactgggatcctctgcacttactgtgACTCCCCTGTGGCTGCTGTTAAATCCTGTGAGCAGTGTGAGACCTCCCTGTGTGATACCCACTTACACAAGCACAACAAGTCTGTACGGCACGTACTAACTGAGCCCACCATCtcctttatgggaaaaaaatgctcCACCCACAGAAAGATCCTGGAGTATTACTGCCCCGAGGACTctgcctgtgtctgtgtgtcctgctgcctggccggggggcaccggggccacagggtggagctgctgagtgaggcctctgagaagaagaaagagaaactgaggaaagttctggagaaactgagcccagagagagaggagactgagagaggagcccagaggctgcaggagcgcaggagagacGTGGCAGAAAGagcagccggtgagacagagagagtcactgccctgtttagagacatcagggaagagctggaagccctagagaagagACTCCTGAGtaacatctccaggcagaaagaggagctttCCCTCcaactcactgagctgatccaacagctggaaataaagaaggacgagctgtccgGGAAGATCCGTCACATTGAgaagctgtgcaacatggcagatccactcactgtcctacaggaacaactggaatcagatggagctgcagatAATGAAGAGGAATATGATACTGAGGAGGATAAAGATGAAGAATATGATACTGAGgaggcagatactgagggcagagagacaGAGGGTATAAAGGACCCGGCTGcaggggatctggatgtgggtcggatctcagagacattactcacaggcttagctgggattgtgacgGGGGTAAAGGGAAGagtctatgggcaggaggctacagacctggtactggatataaataCAGCTTATGAACGTGTTGCTTTATCAGAGGACAGGAAAACTGCATCCAGGTTAATTATTGCCTGTCGTTACCCACACACACCAGAAAGGTTTATAAAATACCCCCAAGTGTTAAGCAGCAGGGGTTTCCcatcagggcgacattactgggaagtggagggcagtgagtcAGGGAAATGGGCTGtgggggcggcctatcccagtatagagagagaaggagataaaTCAGGTTTTGGAATTACTATAAAATCCTGGTGTTTGTGCAAATATCATGATAAAATTATTATGGCACATAACTCCAGAACAACTCCTGTGTTCTCCTCCTGCCGGAGATTCAGAATCTCactggactatgaggccggacatttgtccttctatgagctgagtgagccaatcaggcacttacacaccttcactgcctccttcactgagcccctgcACCCTGCATTCGGTGTCTATGAGAAAGGCTGGGTGAGAATCTGCAGCTGA
- the LOC100498391 gene encoding E3 ubiquitin-protein ligase TRIM39, which translates to MAAADLRDELSCSICLSVYTDPVSLPCSHNFCRGCIGGVLGTQEGSGGYFCPECRAEYRKRPALPRNRTLGNIAERFLSAQPEPGETGILCTYCDSPVAAVKSCEQCETSLCDTHLHKHNKSVRHVLTEPTISFMGKKCSTHRKILEYYCCEDSACVCVSCCLAGGHRGHRVELLSEASEKKKEKLRKVLEKLSPEREETERGAQRLQERRRDVAERAAGETERVTALFRDIREELEALEKRLLSDISRKKEKLSLQLTELIQQLEIKKDELSGKIRHIEELCNMAAPLTVLQEQWESDGAADTEGRETEGIKVPAVGDLDNWLIPETLLTGLAGIVTGIKGRIPGQEATDLVLDINTASDYVALSEDRKTASGSETALCYPHTPERFIEYAQVLSSRSFPSGRHYWEVEVSESGEWDVGAAYPSIEREGDNSSLGDNIKSWSLSRLNDHFTVAHNSIEIPVSPSCRRFRISLDYEAGHLSFYELSEPIRHLHTFTAFFTEPLHPAFYVDGSGWVRICS; encoded by the coding sequence atggcggctgctgatctgagagacgagctgagctgctccatctgcctgagcgTTTATACTGATCCTGTGTCCCTGCCCTGTagccataacttctgccggggctgcattgggggggtgctgggtaCCCAGGAGGGGTCTGGGGGTTATttctgccctgaatgcagagccgAGTATCGGAAACGCCCGGCCCTGCCCAGGAACAGAACTCTGGGGAACATTGCAGAGCGATTCCTTTCTGCTCAGCCGgagccgggggagactgggatcctctgcacttactgtgACTCCCCTGTGGCTGCTGTTAAATCCTGTGAGCAGTGTGAGACCTCCCTGTGTGATACCCACTTACACAAGCACAACAAGTCTGTACGGCACGTCCTAACTGAGCCCACCATCtcctttatgggaaaaaaatgctcCACCCACAGAAAGATCCTGGAGTATTACTGCTGTGAGGACTctgcctgtgtctgtgtgtcctgctgcctggccggggggcaccggggccacagggtggagctactgagtgaggcctctgagaagaagaaagagaaactgaggaaagttctggagaaactgagcccagagagagaggagactgagagaggagcccagaggctgcaggagcgcaggagagacGTGGCAGAAAGagcagccggtgagacagagagagtcactgccctgtttagagacatcagggaagagctggaagccctagagaagagactcctgagtgacatctccaggaaGAAAGAGAAGCTTTCCCTCcaactcactgagctgatccaacagctggaaataaagaaggacgagctgtctgggaagatccggcacattgaggagctgtgcaacatggcagctccactcactgtcctacaggaacaatgggaatcagatggagctgcagatactgagggcagagagacagagggtataaaggtcccggctgtaggggatctggataaCTGGCTGATcccagagacattactcacaggcttagctgggattgtgacgGGGATAAAGGGAAGGATccctgggcaggaggctacagacctggtactggatataaataCAGCGAGTGATTATGTTGCTTTATCAGAGGACAGGAAAACTGCATCCGGGTCAGAGACTGCCCTGTGTTACCCACACACACCAGAGAGGTTTATAGAATACGCCCAAGtgttaagcagcaggagtttcccatcagggcgacattactgggaagtggaggtcaGTGAATCAGGGGAGTGGGatgtaggggcggcctatcccagtatagagagagaaggagacAATTCCAGTTTAGGAGATAATATCAAATCCTGGAGTTTGAGTAGATTAAATGACCATTTTACAGTGGCACATAACTCCATAGAAATTCCTGTGTCCCCCTCCTGCCGGAGATTCAGGATCTCACTGGACTATGAGGCCGGTCATTTGTCCttctatgagctgagtgagccaatcaggcacttacacaccttcactgccttcTTCACTGAGCCCCTGCACCCTGCATTCTATGTGGATGGTAGCGGCTGGGTGAGAATCTGCAGCTGA
- the LOC105947074 gene encoding E3 ubiquitin-protein ligase TRIM39, with product MAAADLRDELSCSICLSVYTDPVSLPCSHNFCRGCIGRVLGTQEGSGGYSCPECRAEYRERPALPRNRTLGNIAERFLSAQPEPGETGILCTYCDSPVAAVKSCEQCETSLCDTHLHKHNKSVRHVLTEPTNSFMGKKCSTHRKILEYYCCEDLVCVCVSCCLAGGHRGHRVELLSEASEKKKEKLRKVLEKLSPEREETERGAQRLQERRREVAERAAGETERVTALFRDIREELEALEKRLLSDISRQKEKLSLQLTELIQQLEIKKDELSGKIRHIEELCNMAAPLTVLQEQLESDGAADNEGRETECIKAPAVGDLDVGRISETLLTGLAGIVTGVKGRIPGQEATDLVLDINTAHERVALSEDRKTASWSKTALCYPHTPERFIKYPQVLSSRSFPSGRHYWEVEGSESGEWEVGAAYPSIEREGDHSSLGDNIKSWSLRRLYRSITVAHNCIKTPVSPSCWRFRISLDYEAGHLSFYELSEPIRHLHTFTASFTEPLHPAFYVYGNGWVRICS from the coding sequence atggcggctgctgatctgagagacgagctgagctgctccatctgcctgagcgTTTATACTGATCCTGTGTCCCTGCCCTGTagccataacttctgccggggctgcattgggagGGTGCTGGGTACCCAGGAGGGGTCTGGGGgttattcctgccctgaatgcagagccgAGTATCGGGAACGCCCGGCCCTGCCCAGGAACAGAACTCTGGGGAACATTGCAGAGCGATTCCTTTCTGCTCAGCCGgagccgggggagactgggatcctctgcacttactgtgACTCCCCTGTGGCTGCTGTTAAATCCTGTGAGCAGTGTGAGACCTCCCTGTGTGATACCCACTTACACAAGCACAACAAGTCTGTACGGCACGTCCTAACTGAGCCCACCAACtcctttatgggaaaaaaatgctcCACCCACAGAAAGATCCTGGAGTATTACTGCTGTGAGGATttggtctgtgtctgtgtgtcctgctgcctggccggggggcaccggggccacagggtggagctactgagtgaggcctctgagaagaagaaagagaaactgaggaaagttctggagaaactgagcccagagagagaggagactgagagaggagcccagaggctgcaggagcgcaggagagaagtggcagaaagagcagccggtgagacagagagagtcactgccctgtttagagacatcagggaagagctggaagccctagagaagagactcctgagtgacatctccaggcagaaagagaagCTTTCCCTCcaactcactgagctgatccaacagctggaaataaagaaggacgagctgtccgggaagatccggcacattgaggagctgtgcaacatggcagctccactcactgtcctacaggaacaactggaatcagatggagctgcagataatgagggcagagagacaGAGTGTATAAAGGccccggctgtaggggatctggatgtgggtcggatctcagagacattactcacaggcttagctgggattgtgactggggtaaagggaaggatccctgggcaggaggctacagacctggtactggatataaataCAGCACATGAACGTGTTGCTTTATCAGAGGACAGGAAAACTGCATCCTGGTCAAAGACTGCCCTGTGTTACCCACACACACCAGAGAGGTTTATAAAATACCCCCAAGtgttaagcagcaggagtttcccatcagggcgacattactgggaagtggagggcagtgagtcAGGGGAGTGGGAGGttggggcggcctatcccagtatagagagagaaggagatcATTCCAGTTTAGGAGATAATATTAAATCCTGGAGTTTGCGTAGATTATATCGCAGTATTACAGTGGCACATAACTGCATAAAAACTCCTGTATCCCCCTCCTGCTGGAGATTCAgaatctcattggactatgaggccggacatttgtccttctatgagctgagtgagccaatcaggcacttacacaccttcactgcctccttcactgagcccctgcACCCTGCATTCTATGTGTATGGTAACGGCTGGGTGAGAATCTGCAGCTGA